The Chitinophaga flava genome has a segment encoding these proteins:
- a CDS encoding 2,3-diaminopropionate biosynthesis protein SbnB, translating into MLYLNADDIRAVGFDWKKLTEVISESVAALHQNDYSQPIKPYLRYGDPKNRIIAMPAYLGGNQPMAGIKWIASFPDNIYKNKLRANSVTVLNEHDSGIPLCIINTSLISAVRTAAVSGLMIVKYLEANTINRKLTVGINGFGPIGKMHLKMVTAILGDNIEKIYLHDIAGVDKEQVDPEIKHLVEVAGTWEEAYSDADIFMTCTVSAAPYIDKTPRSGSLQLNVSLRDYKVDMKDQVDVIVVDDWDEVCRQNTDIENMHKVKGLQKNDTLSISDIVCNDALKQHTTPEVVMFNPMGMAIFDIATGYYYFREATARKIGSEMPD; encoded by the coding sequence ATGCTTTATCTGAATGCTGATGACATCAGGGCTGTCGGATTTGACTGGAAAAAACTCACAGAAGTAATCAGTGAATCCGTGGCCGCCCTCCACCAGAACGATTATTCCCAGCCTATCAAACCCTATCTGCGGTATGGCGATCCGAAAAACAGAATCATTGCTATGCCCGCCTATCTCGGCGGAAACCAGCCCATGGCCGGAATCAAATGGATAGCCAGTTTTCCGGACAACATCTACAAAAACAAACTCCGGGCAAACTCCGTTACCGTCCTGAATGAACACGATAGTGGTATTCCACTTTGTATCATCAACACTTCGCTGATCAGCGCGGTAAGAACAGCCGCCGTATCCGGCCTGATGATCGTCAAATACCTGGAAGCCAATACCATCAACAGGAAACTGACTGTTGGCATCAACGGCTTTGGCCCCATCGGAAAAATGCACCTTAAAATGGTGACCGCTATTCTGGGAGATAACATAGAAAAAATTTACCTCCACGATATTGCCGGCGTTGATAAAGAACAGGTTGACCCTGAAATCAAACACCTCGTGGAAGTAGCCGGCACCTGGGAAGAAGCCTACAGTGATGCGGATATCTTCATGACCTGTACCGTTTCCGCTGCTCCCTATATCGATAAAACGCCGCGTAGTGGCTCTCTTCAGCTCAACGTTTCCCTGCGTGACTACAAAGTGGATATGAAAGATCAGGTAGATGTGATCGTGGTAGACGACTGGGACGAAGTATGCCGCCAGAACACAGACATCGAGAATATGCATAAGGTGAAAGGATTGCAGAAAAACGATACGCTCTCCATCTCCGATATTGTTTGTAACGATGCCCTGAAACAACACACAACTCCGGAAGTAGTGATGTTCAACCCAATGGGTATGGCCATCTTCGATATCGCTACCGGATACTATTATTTCAGAGAGGCCACCGCGAGGAAAATAGGTTCTGAAATGCCCGACTGA
- a CDS encoding DUF4256 domain-containing protein produces the protein MNSPKMKLSSAQGKELMSNLKTRFEKNMNRHKGLEWAAVQEKLEANAGKLWSLHEMERTGGEPDVIGYDKKTGEYIFCDCSVETPKDRRNVCFDREALDARKTHKPENSAMDMAAAMGITILSEEQYRELQQLGSFDTKTSSWIQTPAEIRKLDGALFADRRYNHVFVYHNGASSYYAVRGFRGLLKV, from the coding sequence ATGAACAGTCCTAAAATGAAGTTGTCTTCAGCGCAAGGAAAAGAGCTGATGAGTAACCTGAAAACCCGTTTTGAGAAAAACATGAATCGCCACAAAGGGCTTGAATGGGCTGCCGTGCAGGAAAAGCTGGAAGCCAATGCCGGAAAGCTGTGGTCACTCCATGAAATGGAAAGAACAGGCGGAGAGCCGGATGTTATTGGCTACGATAAAAAGACCGGTGAATATATCTTTTGTGATTGTTCAGTGGAAACACCTAAAGACCGCCGGAATGTTTGTTTCGACCGGGAAGCCCTGGATGCCAGGAAAACCCATAAGCCGGAAAACAGTGCCATGGATATGGCAGCTGCCATGGGCATCACCATTTTGTCGGAAGAGCAGTACCGGGAGTTACAGCAACTGGGCAGTTTTGATACGAAAACATCGAGCTGGATACAAACACCGGCGGAGATCAGAAAACTGGATGGTGCCCTCTTTGCCGACCGTCGTTATAATCATGTCTTTGTATATCACAACGGTGCCTCTTCCTATTATGCTGTCAGGGGCTTTCGTGGTCTGCTGAAAGTTTGA
- a CDS encoding radical SAM/SPASM domain-containing protein, with the protein MMSVTTSMLDHSSLNTIATQLASQIARQSMPGSSLIHIISGGDKTQLLVTNGSRLHKITTETEQRFKQLIAQQDETAIQRELVSMGIDTTPLIDDVPLKSPDVHALSLAIAQKCNMGCTYCYADQGDFGGPAKNMQLETARQSIDLLLKDRVAGDKVQVTFLGGEPLINRKSLREATVYAAETAARKNVQVSFSLTTNGTLLKPDDALFFEEHGFAVTVSLDGIGEQHDKQRPMKNGTGTYAQIIEKIQPLLTLQKRMQVSARVTVTPAQHQLPDTLMAFVNMGFHSVGFSPLLRSSNGRDEMTGRDLEKMLEEMIACGLLFEQHVIQDKRFPFLNMVNALKEIAKGTHRPYPCGAGAGYMGVSADGGLFACHRFVNEEAGSMGNIHDGVDATLQNNWLASRHVHQQSPCNSCWAKYLCGGGCHHEVLEKGRHACNYIRGWLHYTIQAHERISRMAPQWYR; encoded by the coding sequence ATGATGTCTGTCACTACTTCCATGTTAGACCATTCTTCTTTAAACACGATCGCCACTCAACTGGCGTCACAGATAGCCAGGCAGTCAATGCCTGGCTCTTCTCTGATACATATCATTTCCGGTGGTGACAAAACGCAGTTGCTGGTAACCAATGGCAGCCGCTTACATAAAATTACCACGGAAACGGAGCAACGTTTTAAACAGCTCATCGCACAGCAGGATGAAACAGCTATACAGCGGGAGCTGGTATCGATGGGCATTGATACCACACCGCTGATTGATGATGTACCCTTGAAAAGTCCGGATGTACATGCACTTTCACTGGCCATTGCTCAAAAGTGTAATATGGGCTGCACCTATTGTTATGCCGACCAGGGCGACTTTGGCGGGCCGGCCAAAAACATGCAGCTGGAAACAGCCCGACAATCCATCGATCTGTTGCTGAAAGATCGTGTGGCCGGAGATAAAGTTCAGGTCACCTTTCTGGGCGGCGAGCCACTGATCAACCGCAAGTCGCTGCGGGAAGCTACCGTTTATGCAGCGGAAACAGCTGCCAGGAAAAACGTACAAGTCAGCTTCTCCCTCACCACCAACGGCACCCTGCTCAAACCCGATGATGCCCTCTTCTTTGAAGAACATGGCTTTGCGGTAACGGTCAGTCTGGATGGTATTGGTGAGCAGCACGACAAACAACGTCCGATGAAAAACGGTACCGGCACCTACGCGCAGATCATAGAAAAGATACAGCCCTTGCTCACCCTCCAGAAGCGTATGCAGGTATCTGCCCGGGTAACGGTAACGCCTGCACAGCATCAGCTTCCGGACACCCTGATGGCATTCGTTAATATGGGTTTTCACAGCGTAGGGTTTTCTCCGCTGTTGCGCTCCTCCAACGGCCGCGATGAAATGACCGGAAGAGACCTGGAAAAGATGCTGGAAGAGATGATTGCCTGCGGACTGCTTTTTGAACAACACGTCATACAGGACAAACGTTTCCCCTTCCTCAATATGGTGAACGCTTTGAAGGAAATTGCCAAAGGCACTCACCGTCCCTATCCCTGCGGGGCCGGAGCCGGATATATGGGCGTATCCGCCGATGGAGGACTGTTTGCCTGTCACCGTTTTGTGAACGAGGAAGCCGGGAGCATGGGCAATATCCACGACGGTGTAGATGCAACACTGCAAAACAACTGGCTGGCATCAAGGCATGTACACCAGCAGTCACCCTGTAACAGCTGCTGGGCTAAATACCTGTGTGGCGGCGGCTGTCATCATGAGGTGCTGGAAAAAGGCCGGCATGCCTGCAACTATATACGGGGATGGTTACACTACACCATCCAGGCCCACGAAAGAATATCCCGGATGGCCCCGCAGTGGTATCGTTAA
- a CDS encoding pyridoxal-phosphate dependent enzyme, translated as MLTELNKLAAFIGQTPLISLENEHADLFAKLEYNNFSGSSKDRAAFSIIYNGIKSGAINEGTTIIASSSGNLAIAVASICKRLHLKFIPVIDPNINKAYEALLNLTSYKVVKVTKRDHTGGYLLTRIDTVNELYAGMDNAFIADQYADPNNYKGYYGLGHEIITSFNKLDYIFIAVSSSGAITGISRSVKQKRPEIKIIGVDVEGSVIFRKEGSKRYISGIGASKIPPIIENALIDDVVIVSQLDLIKGCHELLNEQAIFAGASSGAVYLAAKNYAKYSEHTDRPQSLLIFPDKGHTYLDTIYDKEWVDQLAEKLQPATSAQG; from the coding sequence ATGTTAACTGAACTTAATAAACTCGCCGCCTTTATTGGCCAGACACCCCTTATCTCCCTGGAAAATGAACATGCCGATCTCTTCGCCAAACTGGAGTACAACAATTTCTCCGGCAGCTCAAAAGACCGCGCAGCATTCAGTATCATCTACAATGGCATCAAATCCGGCGCCATCAACGAAGGTACTACCATCATCGCCTCCAGCTCCGGAAATCTCGCTATAGCCGTGGCTTCCATCTGTAAAAGATTACACCTGAAATTTATCCCGGTCATCGACCCCAATATCAATAAAGCATACGAGGCTTTGCTCAACCTCACCTCCTACAAAGTAGTGAAGGTGACCAAAAGAGATCATACCGGTGGTTACCTGCTCACCAGAATAGATACAGTGAATGAATTGTATGCCGGTATGGACAACGCTTTCATCGCAGATCAGTACGCTGACCCCAACAACTACAAAGGCTACTACGGCCTCGGACACGAGATCATCACTTCCTTCAATAAACTAGACTATATCTTCATCGCCGTGAGCTCCAGTGGCGCCATCACAGGGATCTCCAGAAGTGTGAAACAGAAAAGACCAGAGATCAAAATCATTGGCGTGGATGTGGAAGGCTCCGTGATCTTCCGCAAAGAAGGGAGCAAACGCTATATCTCCGGCATCGGCGCCAGCAAAATACCACCCATCATCGAAAATGCCCTCATCGATGATGTGGTGATCGTTTCACAACTCGACCTCATCAAAGGCTGCCACGAACTGCTCAATGAACAAGCCATCTTTGCAGGTGCTTCTTCCGGCGCTGTATATCTGGCCGCAAAAAACTATGCGAAATATAGCGAGCATACAGACAGACCCCAGTCCCTGCTCATCTTCCCGGATAAAGGACATACCTACCTGGATACTATTTACGACAAGGAATGGGTAGACCAGCTGGCTGAAAAACTGCAACCCGCCACTTCTGCACAAGGATGA
- a CDS encoding family 16 glycosylhydrolase yields MKAKFLVFHVGAFLLAALSSCKKEVKESNTLQPLDSKAATAQVAAAASYQLVWSDEFNGSGVDGSKWQFETGPNTSNNEKEYYQAANATVSNGNLVITARKQSVNGWPYTSARLNTAGRFTTKYGRIEARIKLASGQGLWPAFWMLGNNIGSVGWPQCGEIDIMEQVNTSNTIYGTIHWFSNGHASYGGTTTTSITDYHVYAVEWDASSIRWFVDGTQYHVANILNGINNTGAFHNPFFIILNLAVGGDFPGQTIDESQLPASMYVDYVRVYSMSSSGGSAPIGSTISLKGFNNAYVSSENGTQAMTCNRAAAQAWEQFTIEDAGGGKVALKSMGKYVSSENGLNPITCNRTSVGDWEKFDWVVNTDGSISLRGNNGLYVSSENGTQPMTCNRAAISGWEAFRY; encoded by the coding sequence ATGAAAGCAAAATTTTTAGTATTCCACGTTGGCGCGTTTTTGTTAGCCGCATTATCCTCCTGCAAAAAAGAAGTAAAAGAAAGTAACACCTTGCAGCCCCTTGATAGCAAGGCTGCTACTGCACAGGTGGCTGCCGCCGCATCCTACCAGCTGGTTTGGTCTGATGAGTTTAACGGCAGCGGTGTAGATGGGAGTAAGTGGCAGTTCGAAACAGGACCTAACACCAGTAACAACGAAAAAGAGTATTACCAGGCTGCCAATGCCACTGTCAGCAATGGTAATCTGGTAATTACGGCCCGTAAACAATCTGTGAACGGATGGCCGTACACTTCGGCCCGGCTCAATACGGCCGGTCGCTTCACCACTAAATACGGACGTATAGAGGCTCGTATCAAGCTGGCTTCCGGGCAGGGGCTATGGCCCGCCTTCTGGATGCTGGGCAATAATATCGGCTCTGTAGGCTGGCCCCAATGTGGTGAAATCGATATTATGGAACAGGTAAATACCAGCAACACCATTTATGGAACCATCCACTGGTTTTCCAACGGCCATGCATCCTACGGCGGCACTACAACTACCAGCATCACTGATTACCACGTATATGCGGTAGAGTGGGATGCCAGTTCTATCCGTTGGTTTGTGGATGGTACTCAGTACCATGTTGCCAATATCCTCAATGGTATCAATAATACCGGCGCATTTCACAATCCTTTCTTTATTATCCTCAACCTCGCTGTGGGCGGTGACTTTCCGGGACAAACCATCGATGAAAGCCAGCTGCCGGCCAGTATGTATGTGGATTATGTAAGGGTGTATTCCATGTCCAGTAGCGGTGGTAGTGCTCCCATTGGTTCTACCATTTCTCTGAAAGGATTTAATAACGCCTATGTGAGCAGCGAAAACGGTACCCAGGCTATGACTTGTAACCGTGCTGCTGCACAGGCCTGGGAACAATTTACGATAGAAGATGCCGGCGGTGGCAAAGTAGCCCTGAAGAGCATGGGTAAATATGTGTCCTCCGAAAACGGTCTGAACCCGATTACGTGTAACCGTACCAGTGTGGGCGACTGGGAGAAGTTCGACTGGGTGGTAAATACGGATGGTTCCATCTCCCTGCGTGGTAATAATGGGCTCTATGTTTCCAGTGAAAACGGAACACAGCCCATGACCTGCAACAGGGCCGCCATATCTGGCTGGGAAGCCTTCCGTTACTGA
- a CDS encoding ferritin-like domain-containing protein, whose amino-acid sequence MQRNYERFLGPIFKQARRLDQRAVLPRLENIIGGKEGLQTFLHEEPPSEDQTIVIPPEFNGKDYVTFLLHIDAEIEHGLMIQYLYAAYSLGGPQVPTDQRDTVSRWQEIILGIAKEEMGHFVSVQNVLKLIGAPLHFERQDYPWDTPFYPFPFKLEPLTLKSLAKYVYAEAPASFFVNPDPIAQEIIHSVQQDDPHANTVGALFHVLLQLIQDPTVISDEVFQANTYPFQAKFDEWGRGYEGGARGNVRHGSPTGSPDVLVMPLASRDDAYNALNAIAEQGEDTTNSGDDPSHFTRFYNIYVEMRELLKEHPELEPSRNVAINPYIGDDVQDPGSSPSEGQSSDEERDVISNPTAQQWGHLFNLRYRMLLNFLTHSFVLADGLNIAGAVTPRGLIINSTFGEMYNLRSIASEMVKLPLKTGIGNKLAGPPFLIPYTLELPVGEHNRWRTHADLIQASGKLITAMLSNPEISHQRYLHSLKEADDKLFQIIQDMLAVNA is encoded by the coding sequence ATGCAACGTAACTACGAACGTTTCCTTGGCCCGATTTTCAAACAGGCCCGCAGACTGGACCAGCGGGCAGTATTACCCAGACTCGAAAACATCATCGGAGGCAAAGAAGGTCTCCAGACATTCCTGCATGAAGAACCACCATCAGAAGACCAAACAATCGTTATTCCACCGGAGTTTAACGGGAAAGACTATGTGACCTTTCTCTTGCATATAGATGCAGAGATTGAACACGGACTCATGATCCAATACCTGTATGCAGCCTATAGTCTTGGTGGTCCGCAGGTTCCGACAGACCAGCGGGACACCGTCAGCAGATGGCAGGAAATCATATTGGGTATTGCAAAAGAAGAAATGGGACATTTTGTGTCTGTACAGAATGTACTGAAACTTATCGGGGCGCCCCTCCACTTCGAAAGGCAGGACTATCCATGGGATACCCCATTTTATCCTTTCCCTTTTAAACTGGAACCACTCACACTTAAATCCCTCGCCAAATACGTGTATGCGGAAGCTCCGGCCTCCTTCTTCGTGAACCCGGACCCCATCGCACAGGAGATCATTCATTCCGTTCAGCAGGATGATCCCCATGCCAATACAGTAGGTGCGTTGTTCCATGTATTGCTACAGCTGATACAGGACCCCACCGTTATCAGTGATGAGGTATTCCAGGCCAACACCTACCCTTTCCAGGCCAAGTTTGATGAATGGGGCCGGGGTTATGAGGGAGGTGCAAGAGGCAATGTCCGCCACGGCAGTCCTACCGGCAGCCCCGACGTACTGGTGATGCCGCTTGCCAGCAGAGACGATGCCTACAATGCACTCAATGCTATTGCCGAACAAGGGGAAGACACCACCAATTCAGGCGATGATCCGTCGCACTTTACCCGGTTTTATAACATCTATGTAGAGATGCGGGAATTACTCAAGGAGCACCCGGAGCTCGAGCCTTCCAGAAATGTAGCCATCAATCCATACATTGGCGATGATGTGCAGGACCCTGGCTCCTCTCCTTCCGAAGGGCAGAGCAGCGATGAAGAAAGGGATGTCATCAGCAATCCCACTGCACAGCAATGGGGACATCTCTTTAACCTCCGCTATCGTATGTTGCTCAATTTCCTCACGCATAGTTTTGTACTGGCAGATGGATTAAACATAGCAGGAGCAGTCACCCCCAGAGGTTTGATCATTAATTCCACCTTCGGTGAGATGTATAACCTGCGCAGCATTGCTTCCGAAATGGTGAAGCTGCCGCTTAAAACCGGTATCGGCAATAAACTGGCAGGACCTCCCTTCCTGATCCCCTACACGCTGGAGCTGCCTGTCGGTGAGCATAACCGCTGGCGCACCCATGCAGATCTGATTCAGGCCTCGGGCAAACTGATCACGGCCATGCTGTCGAACCCTGAAATAAGCCACCAGCGCTATCTTCACTCATTAAAAGAAGCAGATGACAAACTGTTTCAGATTATCCAGGACATGCTCGCTGTAAATGCATAA
- the katG gene encoding catalase/peroxidase HPI, protein MEKELKDISKCPFHNGSMKNNVGGGGTRNPDWWPNQLKLSILRQNSSLSNPMGEDFNYAEAFKSLDLEAVKKDLHALMTDSQDWWPADFGHYGPLFIRMAWHSAGTYRVGDGRGGAGAGQQRFAPLNSWPDNVSLDKARRLLWPIKQKYGRKISWADLLILTGNVALESMGFKTFGFAGGREDVWEADEAVYWGAETTWLGGDLRYANGSPGVEENHGVLVSDEKNDGSTHSRNLEKPLAAVQMGLIYVNPEGPDGNPDPIAAAKDIRDTFGRMAMNDEETVALIAGGHSFGKTHGAAPATNVGKEPEAAGLEMQGLGWQNSYGSGKGPDTITSGLEVIWTQTPTQWSHAFFENLFRYEWQLTKSPAGAHQWVAKDAENIIPDAYDGAKKHLPTMLTTDLSLRLDPVYEKISRRFLEHPDEFADAFARAWFKLTHRDMGPRARYLGPDVPQEELLWQDPIPAVDHQLADENDIAALKAKVLASGLSVSELVSTAWASASTFRGSDKRGGANGARIRLAPQKFWQVNNPPQLQKVLDKLENIQKEFNAAQSNGKKVSLADLIVLAGSAGIEKAAKDGGHAITVPFTPGRMDASQEKTDVESIGYLEPLGDGFRNYRKAKYPVSTEALLIDKAQLLTLTAPELTVLLGGMRVLNTNFDGSQHGVFTSRPGQLTNDFFINLLDMNTAWKATSEDRELYEGSDRNTGKTKWTGTRADLLFGSNAELRALAEVYGSTDAQDKFVKDFVAAWNKVMNLDRFDLAK, encoded by the coding sequence ATGGAAAAAGAATTAAAAGACATCAGTAAATGCCCGTTTCATAATGGCAGCATGAAGAACAATGTTGGCGGTGGCGGCACCAGAAACCCTGACTGGTGGCCCAATCAGTTAAAGCTCAGTATCCTGCGCCAAAACTCGTCTTTATCCAACCCGATGGGTGAAGATTTTAACTATGCCGAAGCTTTTAAAAGTCTAGATCTGGAAGCTGTAAAAAAAGATCTTCATGCGCTCATGACCGACTCACAGGACTGGTGGCCGGCCGACTTCGGGCATTATGGCCCCTTGTTTATCCGCATGGCATGGCATAGTGCGGGCACCTATCGAGTAGGTGATGGCCGCGGTGGCGCAGGCGCAGGCCAACAACGTTTTGCTCCGCTTAACAGCTGGCCGGATAACGTAAGCCTCGACAAAGCCCGCAGGCTACTCTGGCCCATCAAACAAAAATATGGACGTAAAATATCCTGGGCGGATCTGCTGATCCTCACCGGTAACGTAGCCCTGGAGTCTATGGGCTTCAAAACATTTGGCTTTGCCGGCGGACGTGAAGATGTATGGGAAGCGGATGAAGCAGTTTACTGGGGTGCAGAAACCACCTGGCTGGGCGGTGACCTGCGTTATGCCAATGGTTCGCCTGGTGTGGAAGAAAACCACGGTGTACTGGTATCAGACGAAAAAAATGATGGCAGCACCCACTCCCGCAACCTCGAAAAACCACTGGCTGCCGTACAGATGGGGCTTATCTATGTAAACCCTGAAGGCCCCGATGGCAACCCCGACCCTATCGCAGCCGCCAAGGACATCCGCGATACTTTTGGCCGCATGGCCATGAACGACGAAGAAACCGTCGCGCTGATAGCAGGCGGGCACAGCTTTGGTAAAACCCATGGCGCCGCACCAGCTACCAACGTCGGCAAAGAACCGGAAGCAGCCGGACTGGAAATGCAGGGCCTGGGCTGGCAAAACAGCTATGGTAGCGGCAAAGGCCCCGACACCATCACCAGCGGCCTGGAAGTAATATGGACCCAAACGCCTACTCAATGGAGCCACGCCTTCTTCGAAAATCTGTTCCGCTATGAATGGCAGCTTACCAAAAGCCCCGCCGGTGCACATCAATGGGTAGCCAAAGACGCAGAAAATATTATCCCTGATGCATATGATGGCGCTAAAAAACATTTGCCTACTATGCTCACCACCGATCTCTCTTTAAGACTGGATCCGGTTTATGAAAAAATATCCAGACGTTTTCTGGAACATCCTGATGAATTTGCAGATGCTTTTGCCCGGGCATGGTTCAAACTGACGCACCGCGATATGGGCCCGCGCGCCCGTTATCTGGGCCCGGATGTACCACAGGAAGAACTGCTCTGGCAGGACCCTATTCCGGCAGTGGACCATCAATTAGCAGATGAAAATGATATTGCTGCACTGAAAGCAAAAGTACTGGCCTCCGGATTGAGTGTATCTGAACTGGTATCTACCGCCTGGGCTTCTGCCTCCACCTTCCGCGGTTCCGATAAACGCGGTGGTGCCAATGGTGCCCGCATCCGCCTTGCGCCTCAGAAATTCTGGCAGGTAAACAATCCACCACAGTTGCAGAAAGTATTGGATAAACTGGAAAATATCCAGAAAGAATTTAATGCTGCGCAATCAAATGGTAAAAAGGTTTCGCTGGCGGATCTCATTGTACTGGCAGGTTCCGCAGGTATTGAAAAAGCAGCGAAAGACGGAGGTCATGCTATCACTGTTCCTTTTACACCTGGCCGTATGGACGCTTCACAGGAAAAAACCGATGTAGAATCTATCGGTTATCTGGAGCCGCTGGGTGATGGTTTCCGTAACTACCGTAAAGCAAAATACCCTGTATCCACCGAAGCGTTGCTGATAGACAAAGCGCAGCTGCTCACACTTACAGCACCTGAATTAACGGTACTGTTAGGTGGTATGCGTGTATTAAACACCAACTTTGACGGTTCTCAGCACGGAGTTTTCACCTCCCGTCCGGGCCAGCTCACCAACGATTTCTTCATCAACCTCCTCGACATGAACACTGCCTGGAAAGCCACTTCCGAAGACAGGGAACTGTATGAAGGCAGCGACCGCAATACCGGTAAAACAAAATGGACCGGTACCCGCGCTGATCTGCTGTTTGGCTCCAATGCAGAACTGAGAGCCCTTGCAGAAGTATATGGCAGTACAGATGCGCAGGACAAATTTGTGAAAGACTTTGTAGCAGCCTGGAATAAAGTGATGAACCTGGACAGGTTTGACCTGGCTAAATAA
- a CDS encoding response regulator transcription factor: protein MIRIITVDDHPIVLEGLKNLLLNEPDVVLEKQVSSGKDTLQALREFQPDIILLDINLPDINGIVLCGDIRKTYNQVSIVVLSNSNDRNIILSAVGNGASGYILKNTPMEEIPDAIRKVHGGGIYFCTGTQKVLNNKGPELTLQLPHLTRREKEVLSLIGQGNTSQEIASQLFISTYTVDGHRKKIMEKFKVNSMAAVIKIATENSLM, encoded by the coding sequence ATGATTCGGATTATTACTGTCGATGATCATCCTATTGTACTGGAAGGTTTGAAGAACCTGCTCTTGAATGAACCGGATGTGGTCCTGGAAAAACAGGTCTCATCCGGGAAAGATACTTTACAGGCCCTGCGTGAATTTCAGCCGGATATAATCCTGCTCGATATTAATCTCCCAGACATCAACGGGATAGTGCTCTGCGGTGATATCAGAAAAACGTATAACCAGGTGAGTATTGTAGTGCTGAGCAACAGCAACGACAGAAATATCATATTGTCTGCGGTCGGGAATGGAGCCAGTGGATATATACTGAAAAATACCCCTATGGAAGAGATACCGGATGCTATCAGAAAAGTACATGGTGGCGGTATTTATTTCTGCACCGGCACCCAGAAGGTGCTCAATAATAAAGGCCCTGAACTGACCCTGCAGCTGCCTCATCTCACCCGCCGCGAGAAAGAGGTACTGTCATTAATCGGACAGGGGAATACCTCACAGGAAATCGCCTCGCAGCTGTTTATCAGCACTTATACGGTAGACGGGCACCGGAAGAAAATCATGGAGAAGTTCAAAGTCAACAGTATGGCGGCTGTCATAAAAATTGCCACTGAAAATAGTCTGATGTAG